One stretch of Podospora bellae-mahoneyi strain CBS 112042 chromosome 2, whole genome shotgun sequence DNA includes these proteins:
- a CDS encoding hypothetical protein (EggNog:ENOG503P1R1; COG:S): MTSIPILRTCFVSACAYTLLYQRDSRLLNAHKAVVVARRTTRYTAPRHRLLRRRRAAWSAFDPEFPSLRKPSQQHSFIAPDPLIIENKQPPPPPPPPAQKTEPPRPRTPVTPKNQQHPYYMDQMISPRRSLDDTMAGQGTPNNLRRHVANRGIGSRGSSQDDIRPRTIPDDLLSSPSSPFGGFSGGRSSRSTSSASRTTNRLSLTLPIAPPSAFPSRPVPASTTAATFPPTPLDTPSSIMSPVEGIDFITAIAAQERRVMELREELDRAEAELARLKDEFTLHEGYKKRPTNRRNHEALRSLNSPADCHDEVAIRRSIELDRRKTLLGQQHQQQQPTPEKSRRRVFTGGHARKLSLLSPTKPGEGFSIHEDGPNHLKLDYDPHGVHNYAPVTPSYLAKRASWAPRTTPQPTSVKQIAQDLKSGIWTFMEDIRQATVGDEPITGQGVYLRDNTGNMRQTKVERMLLFDSSDQQDTIRPAHNPRPKVSSAFDDLATMNPIPTTAQEEEFKPPPLPLRRSKTEATKPTKRFSWTPLTADSVDDNDWSNWNSSPPTGGGVSSPRWSGTTVNGDIMPSDPTSPKRGGEEEEEEEETPLKNKSSKSRLNSGGNNKRNGSSPNGTGKLEELLPPVLNKLTPSNIKKMGSEFMKEWERSLSPPEQQR, from the exons atgacctccatccccatcctccgaACTTGCTTCGTTTCGGCTTGCGCCTACACTCTTTTATACCAACGCGACAGCCGCCTGCTGAACGCTCACAaggccgtcgtcgtcgccagAAGAACGACTCGCTACACCGctccccgccaccgccttctTCGACGCCGCAGAGCTGCTTGGTCGGCCTTTGATCCTGAATTCCCCTCCTTGCGCAAGCCGTCACAACAACACTCGTTTATCGCCCCCGACCCGCTTATCATtgaaaacaaacaaccaccaccaccaccaccaccaccagcacagAAGACCGAACCACCCCGCCCAAGAACACCCGTCACGCCAAAGAACCAACAGCACCCTTACTACATGGATCAGATGATTTCACCTAGAAGAAGCCTGGACGATACAATGGCAGGACAAGGAACACCAAACAATCTACGGCGGCACGTCGCTAATCGAGGAATTGGAAGCCGAGGAAGCAGTCAAGACGACATACGACCTCGAACAATCCCCGATGATCTTCTCAGCTCGCCCAGTTCCCCCTTTGGTGGGTTCAGCGGGGGTCGCTCCTCACgatccacctcctcagcctccagAACCACCAACAGATTATCCCTGACCCTACCCATCGCACCACCAAGTGCCTTCCCCTCCCGACCCGTCCCagcatccaccaccgcagcgACCTTTCCCCCAACACCATTAgacaccccctcctccatcatgtcCCCGGTGGAGGGAATCGACTTCATCACCGCGATAGCAGCGCAGGAGAGGCGAGTAATGGAGCTGAGGGAAGAGCTGGACCgtgccgaggccgagctggCGAGGTTAAAAGACGAGTTTACCCTACACGAGGGATACAAGAAAAGACCAACTAACAGGCGAAACCACGAAGCGTTGCGATCGTTAAACTCGCCGGCGGATTGTCACGACGAGGTTGCCATCCGGAGGAGCATTGAGCTGGACAGGAGGAAGACGTtgctggggcagcagcaccaacaacagcaacctaCACCGGAAAAGAGCCGGCGACGGGTATTCACTGGTGGTCACGCGAGGAAACTCTCGCTGCTATCACCGACAAAACCGGGCGAGGGCTTCTCCATACATGAAGACGGGCCGAACCATCTGAAACTGGACTACGATCCACATGGTGTTCATAACTATGCTCCTGTTACTCCGAGCTACCTCGCCAAACGCGCCTCCTGGGCACCGAGGACTACACCCCAGCCTACAAGCGTTAAGCAGATTGCCCAGGACCTCAAATCAGGTATCTGGACCTTCATGGAAGACATCCGCCAAGCGACGGTGGGCGACGAACCCATCACCGGACAGGGCGTCTACCTCCGCGACAACACGGGCAACATGCGCCAGACGAAAGTGGAGAGGATGCTCCTTTTTGACAGCAGCGACCAGCAAGACACCATCCGGCCCGCACACAATCCTCGACCAAAGGTTTCGTCGGCATTTGATGATTTGGCGACAATGAACCCTATCCCTACTACTGCCCAGGAAGAGGAGTttaaaccaccaccactccccctcaGGAGATCAAAAACGGAAGCGACAAAACCAACAAAGAGGTTCTCGTGGACGCCGCTGACGGCCGACTCGGTGGATGATAATGACTGGTCGAATTGGAATAGCAGCCCGCcgacgggtggtggtgtgtcgAGTCCGCGGTGGAGCGGGACGACGGTGAATGGGGATATTATGCCTAGTGATCCGACCTCGCcgaagaggggaggggaggaggaagaggaagaggaagagacgCCATT GAAGAACAAAAGCTCGAAATCGAGACTGAACAGCGGCGGCAACAACAAGAGGAACGGCTCATCCCCCAACGGCACCGGGAAATTGGAGGAGTTGCTCCCGCCTGTACTCAACAAGCTCACCCCGTCCAATATCAAGAAGATGGGGAGTGAGTTTATGAAGGAATGGGAACGGAGTTTGAGCCCGCCCGAGCAGCAGCGGTAG